A single genomic interval of Lacrimispora sphenoides JCM 1415 harbors:
- a CDS encoding fumarate hydratase, translating to MREISVKTLIDVVEKLCIDANQYLPEDVKKAIKTCRACEDWDIAAGVLDNIIENFEIAEREDVPICQDTGMACVFLEIGQDVHLTGGDLTEAINEGVRRGYEKGFLRKSVVKDPVRRGNTGDNTPALIYTEIVPGDQVKITVGPKGFGSENMSALRMFKPSAGLQGIKDFILETVSAAGPNPCPPIVVGVGIGGSFDKAALLAKKALMRDLDSSHPDPYYADLEKEMLEKINLLGIGPQGFGGKTTAIGVNIETMPTHIAGMPCAININCHVTRHKTEVV from the coding sequence ATGAGAGAAATATCAGTAAAGACATTGATCGACGTAGTAGAAAAGCTGTGCATTGATGCAAATCAGTACTTACCGGAAGACGTGAAGAAGGCGATCAAAACCTGCCGCGCCTGTGAGGACTGGGACATTGCCGCCGGGGTTCTTGACAATATTATCGAGAACTTTGAAATCGCAGAAAGGGAAGATGTTCCCATCTGTCAGGATACGGGCATGGCCTGTGTTTTTCTGGAGATCGGCCAGGATGTCCACTTGACCGGCGGGGATTTGACCGAAGCAATCAATGAAGGCGTGCGCAGAGGCTACGAAAAGGGATTTTTAAGAAAGTCTGTTGTAAAAGATCCGGTAAGGCGGGGAAATACAGGTGATAACACTCCGGCTTTAATCTATACGGAAATCGTTCCGGGAGACCAGGTGAAAATTACGGTGGGACCCAAGGGCTTTGGTAGCGAGAATATGAGTGCACTCCGCATGTTTAAGCCCTCTGCAGGACTCCAGGGAATCAAGGATTTTATTCTGGAAACCGTATCCGCAGCAGGCCCCAATCCCTGTCCTCCCATCGTAGTGGGTGTAGGGATAGGAGGCAGCTTTGACAAGGCAGCTCTCTTGGCGAAAAAGGCTTTGATGAGAGATTTGGATTCCTCTCATCCGGATCCTTACTATGCAGATCTGGAAAAAGAAATGCTGGAGAAGATCAACCTCCTGGGAATCGGCCCTCAGGGCTTTGGCGGTAAGACCACTGCCATTGGGGTGAACATTGAAACCATGCCTACCCATATCGCAGGCATGCCCTGTGCCATCAATATCAACTGTCATGTGACACGCCATAAAACGGAAGTAGTCTAA
- a CDS encoding FAD-dependent oxidoreductase: MFTAKMMDSVKKVEATRKERMETEPRRMTAEEKEKLLKAYHPDYKEEEFVTLKAGPNKGEKVPRELGVLLQARSRIKDTDVDLSSPDYDTDVLIIGGGGAGCAAAIEASKAGAEVLIVTKLRLGDANTMMAEGGIQAADKENDSPQIHYLDALGGGHFANRPQLLKKLVMEAPGALKWLNELGVMFDKDKDGNMITTHGGGTSRKRMHAAADYTGAEIMRVLRDEVLNLPVSLADYTSAIELILDEEGRAAGAVLMNMETGELLTARAKTVILATGGAGRLHYQGFPTSNHYGATADGLVLAYRAGAKLLYQDTLQYHPTGVAFPEQIYGALVTEKVRSLGAMLVNAGGEAFMHPLETRDVSAASIIRECANGKGVVTPLGKGIWLDTPMIDLIHGKGTLEKRLPGMLRMYLKYDIDMRKTPILIYPTLHYQNGGIEIGADCQSTIENLYVAGEAVGGIHGRNRLMGNSLLDIIVFGRNAGICAARRVINIQTGKLTLSHIREMEEECRRAGIVTDNISPLLLPKYARTAGQL; encoded by the coding sequence ATGTTTACAGCCAAGATGATGGATTCCGTAAAAAAGGTCGAGGCCACCAGAAAAGAGCGGATGGAGACTGAGCCCAGGAGAATGACGGCCGAGGAAAAGGAAAAGCTGCTGAAAGCCTATCACCCGGATTATAAAGAGGAAGAGTTTGTCACACTGAAGGCAGGCCCCAATAAGGGAGAAAAAGTGCCCAGGGAACTGGGAGTCCTTTTGCAGGCCAGGAGCCGGATCAAAGACACTGACGTGGATTTATCATCTCCGGATTACGATACAGATGTTCTGATCATCGGAGGAGGGGGAGCAGGCTGTGCAGCTGCCATTGAGGCTTCCAAGGCAGGGGCAGAGGTATTGATCGTCACGAAGCTCCGCCTGGGGGATGCCAACACCATGATGGCGGAAGGCGGGATCCAGGCTGCAGACAAAGAGAATGATTCCCCACAGATCCACTACTTAGACGCCTTGGGAGGGGGACATTTCGCCAACCGGCCACAGCTTTTGAAAAAGCTGGTCATGGAAGCTCCGGGAGCCCTTAAATGGTTAAATGAGCTGGGAGTGATGTTTGATAAGGACAAAGACGGAAACATGATCACCACACACGGCGGCGGTACCTCCAGAAAGCGAATGCACGCTGCGGCTGACTACACGGGTGCGGAAATCATGAGAGTGCTCCGGGATGAAGTATTAAACCTCCCGGTTTCCTTAGCTGATTATACCTCTGCCATTGAACTCATTTTAGATGAGGAGGGAAGAGCGGCGGGAGCAGTTCTTATGAATATGGAAACAGGAGAGCTTCTGACAGCCAGGGCAAAAACCGTAATCCTGGCCACAGGGGGAGCCGGACGGCTCCACTATCAGGGATTTCCCACCTCCAACCACTACGGGGCCACGGCCGACGGCCTGGTTTTAGCTTACCGGGCAGGGGCAAAGCTTCTCTATCAGGACACCCTTCAGTACCATCCCACGGGGGTTGCTTTTCCGGAGCAGATTTATGGGGCTTTGGTCACGGAAAAGGTCCGTTCCTTAGGCGCCATGTTAGTCAATGCGGGGGGAGAGGCTTTCATGCACCCATTGGAGACCAGAGATGTGTCCGCAGCCTCCATTATCAGAGAGTGCGCAAACGGGAAAGGGGTTGTCACTCCTCTTGGGAAGGGGATCTGGCTGGATACTCCCATGATCGATTTGATTCATGGGAAAGGAACTCTGGAAAAGCGTCTTCCCGGAATGCTGCGAATGTATTTAAAATATGATATCGATATGAGGAAAACCCCTATATTGATCTATCCTACCCTCCACTATCAAAACGGCGGAATCGAGATCGGAGCGGATTGCCAGAGCACCATAGAGAACTTATATGTGGCAGGAGAAGCGGTGGGAGGGATTCACGGCAGGAACCGGCTGATGGGGAATTCTCTTCTGGATATTATTGTTTTTGGCCGCAATGCCGGAATATGTGCGGCCAGACGCGTGATAAACATACAAACAGGGAAGCTGACTTTGTCACATATAAGAGAGATGGAAGAGGAGTGTCGAAGGGCCGGTATTGTTACGGATAATATTTCCCCGCTGCTTTTGCCAAAGTATGCCAGAACAGCGGGGCAGCTATAA